Proteins encoded within one genomic window of Hahella chejuensis KCTC 2396:
- a CDS encoding GNAT family N-acetyltransferase: protein MQTVSTYYLEMTSPSDLRAKSPVAELQIMECEIRQFEYSRFLYTLVGGAWGWTDKLSWSDEQWRDYAENENLRTWVAYFKGSPAGYFELQKQPGRQVEISYFGLAPKFIGQGLGGYLLTQCIREAWNWDAERVWVHTCTLDHPGALANYQARGMRLYLTETD, encoded by the coding sequence ATGCAGACAGTCTCCACTTACTATCTGGAAATGACTTCTCCGTCAGACTTACGGGCGAAAAGCCCGGTAGCGGAGTTGCAGATCATGGAATGTGAAATCCGGCAGTTCGAATACAGCCGCTTTCTCTACACGTTGGTAGGCGGCGCCTGGGGATGGACGGACAAGCTGTCCTGGAGCGACGAACAGTGGCGGGATTATGCGGAGAACGAGAATCTGCGCACCTGGGTGGCATACTTCAAAGGCTCGCCGGCGGGCTATTTTGAGTTGCAGAAACAGCCTGGACGGCAAGTGGAAATTTCATACTTCGGACTGGCGCCCAAATTCATTGGCCAGGGACTCGGCGGCTATTTGCTCACCCAATGCATTCGCGAAGCCTGGAACTGGGATGCGGAACGGGTGTGGGTGCACACCTGCACGCTGGATCATCCAGGGGCGCTGGCCAACTATCAGGCCCGTGGCATGCGTCTTTACCTGACAGAGACGGATTGA
- a CDS encoding GTP-binding protein: protein MAELDEQSNRLTLKLVYYGPALSGKTTNLGALHELSSPELKGEMMVLETQKDRTLFFDLFPLGFEAPSGLLIQLKLYTVPGQVQHDSTRKAVLSRADGVAFIADSQHNQSHTNLESFENLAANAGRVGIDFDRLPLVVQFNKRDLKNILSEQEIRERWEPSPWWPVVFASALQNQGVLETLELLLQRVYPGLDEEYKLAAAHQLSREAFVAGLLGK, encoded by the coding sequence ATGGCGGAGCTGGATGAACAATCGAATCGACTGACTTTGAAGCTGGTCTATTATGGCCCGGCGCTGAGTGGGAAAACCACGAACCTCGGCGCGCTGCATGAGTTATCCTCGCCGGAATTGAAAGGCGAGATGATGGTGCTGGAGACGCAAAAAGACCGCACGCTGTTTTTTGATCTTTTTCCGCTGGGGTTCGAAGCGCCCAGCGGTCTGTTGATTCAACTCAAGCTCTACACCGTTCCGGGTCAGGTGCAGCATGACAGCACCCGCAAAGCCGTTTTATCCCGCGCCGACGGCGTCGCCTTTATCGCCGATTCCCAGCATAACCAAAGCCATACCAACCTTGAGTCATTCGAGAATCTCGCCGCCAACGCCGGCCGTGTGGGCATCGATTTTGATCGTCTGCCGCTGGTGGTGCAGTTCAATAAGCGCGACCTGAAAAATATCCTGAGCGAGCAAGAGATTCGCGAACGCTGGGAACCCAGTCCCTGGTGGCCGGTGGTGTTCGCCAGCGCCTTGCAGAATCAGGGCGTGCTGGAGACGCTGGAGCTATTGCTGCAGCGGGTCTACCCGGGGCTGGATGAAGAGTACAAGCTGGCCGCTGCGCATCAGTTGAGCCGGGAGGCGTTTGTCGCCGGCTTGTTGGGGAAATAA
- a CDS encoding M14 family metallopeptidase, producing MKLVRWLALICTILPGVALAGQLSMARITLNSGDELKSAKKLGLDIVHYHKLKNLTAGVKGESFTVEAVLSPIDKEKLDKAGIKWEPMQMTSQFRSAFSASGETAYHSFDEPELGIEDRLYALAEKYPALVTLYKIGESHQGRPLIVAKLTRKTWWERWFDRGGDLKEGYGVSHQPPGRKKPEVFYVATHHAREWVATQMAMRYLDYLTENYGKIERITKLLNHNELWIMPVANPDGYEYTFTNERLWRKNLRDNDGDGQITLQDGVDLNRNFAEHWGLDDEGSSPVMSDQTYRGPSAESEPETVALTSFIQAHDFRFTLSYHTYSNLILYPFGWQVQTPSFDNPIFVAQAGTDDNPAIYDSIIEAGYDPGVSADLYTTNGDFTDWSYGALGIPSYTVELTSGQDKEGNAYGFEFPDDEKMLQAVFNDNLEFALTLAESARRPDSPVSAVGIETEDVYHEPLTTSWGASQSIDILAKRRIGDRSFLVYQVDGGPPKLTRFRRSFGDRYNTEQGTYFNRYEAKVRGQAVGSTITYWIKTVKGEEFGPYSYTVEKASGAKVLVVAAEDYTGEYPVYENNTAPNYLTYYTDALDGAGYTYDVWDVDARGAVPLAREVMSHYDAVIWYTGDDFVSTVLEGFQAHEQMKLQAREYINYWDGKVMATGQGLSEASTVYAQFNDDFFQYYMGAFLHLETSGLGKEGNALDVVGQDDDPIMAGLRFSLNGGDSANNQQTPDSFLVTSSFVDEYHQTLAATYDRPGGGFNPTSGTHYVYSQQADQSYKRLGGTIEVPADAPYITFNMAHETEADWDFVFVEIAEQGSDNWTTLPEANGLTSQNTGESCTSGWIDLHPTLAHYMDASCNPTGTTGQWNAMSGSSAGFRTMLFDLSAYAGKTVEIYITYASDWGTQGLGVFVDDVKVGENDAEDFEDGFGQWEPGAPDGAFNINNWENIEGAGFVDGPVIRDEDTIYMGFGLEGVDGYENRVKLIERSMNYFGL from the coding sequence ATGAAATTAGTTAGATGGCTAGCCTTGATTTGTACGATACTGCCGGGGGTCGCGCTGGCCGGGCAACTTAGCATGGCGCGTATCACCCTCAACAGCGGCGATGAGTTGAAATCGGCCAAGAAACTCGGCCTCGACATCGTCCACTACCACAAACTGAAAAATCTGACCGCAGGCGTGAAAGGGGAATCCTTTACGGTGGAAGCGGTGTTGTCTCCCATTGACAAAGAAAAGCTGGATAAAGCCGGCATCAAGTGGGAGCCAATGCAGATGACGTCGCAGTTCCGCTCCGCGTTTTCCGCCAGCGGCGAAACCGCCTATCACAGCTTTGACGAACCTGAACTGGGCATTGAGGATCGTCTATATGCTTTGGCGGAAAAATACCCCGCTCTGGTGACGCTGTATAAAATCGGCGAATCCCATCAGGGACGTCCTTTGATTGTCGCCAAACTGACCCGTAAAACCTGGTGGGAGCGTTGGTTCGATCGCGGCGGCGATCTGAAGGAAGGCTATGGCGTCAGCCATCAGCCTCCCGGACGCAAAAAGCCCGAGGTCTTCTACGTGGCCACGCATCACGCCCGCGAGTGGGTGGCGACGCAAATGGCCATGCGTTACCTGGACTACCTGACCGAGAACTACGGCAAGATTGAGCGCATTACCAAACTGCTGAATCATAACGAGTTGTGGATTATGCCGGTGGCTAACCCGGACGGTTATGAGTACACCTTCACCAACGAGCGCCTGTGGCGGAAAAATCTGCGCGATAACGACGGCGACGGCCAGATCACGCTGCAGGACGGCGTCGACCTGAACCGTAACTTCGCCGAGCATTGGGGACTGGACGACGAGGGCTCAAGCCCGGTGATGTCCGATCAAACCTATCGCGGACCTTCAGCGGAAAGCGAACCGGAAACCGTGGCGCTGACCAGCTTTATTCAAGCTCATGACTTCCGTTTCACGCTGTCCTATCACACATACAGTAACCTGATTCTGTATCCCTTTGGATGGCAGGTGCAGACCCCTAGCTTCGACAATCCTATTTTCGTGGCGCAGGCGGGTACTGACGACAATCCCGCAATCTACGACAGCATTATCGAAGCGGGTTATGATCCCGGCGTCAGCGCTGACCTGTACACCACCAACGGCGACTTCACCGACTGGTCCTATGGCGCGTTGGGCATTCCTTCCTACACCGTGGAGCTGACATCCGGTCAGGACAAAGAAGGCAACGCCTACGGCTTTGAATTCCCGGACGATGAAAAAATGCTGCAGGCGGTTTTCAACGATAACCTGGAGTTCGCGCTGACTCTCGCAGAGAGCGCAAGAAGACCGGATAGCCCTGTTTCCGCTGTGGGTATCGAAACCGAGGATGTCTATCACGAGCCGCTGACCACTTCCTGGGGCGCGTCTCAGTCCATAGATATCCTGGCCAAGCGTCGCATCGGCGATCGCAGCTTCCTGGTGTATCAAGTAGACGGCGGCCCACCCAAGCTGACTCGCTTCCGCAGGAGTTTCGGCGACCGTTACAACACGGAACAGGGAACTTACTTCAATCGCTATGAAGCGAAAGTCCGCGGACAGGCCGTCGGCAGCACTATCACCTACTGGATCAAGACGGTGAAAGGCGAGGAGTTCGGTCCCTACAGCTACACCGTAGAAAAAGCCAGCGGCGCGAAAGTGCTGGTGGTGGCGGCGGAGGATTACACCGGCGAATACCCTGTGTATGAGAACAACACCGCTCCGAACTATCTGACTTACTATACCGACGCACTGGACGGCGCCGGCTACACCTATGACGTGTGGGATGTGGACGCCAGAGGCGCCGTGCCGCTGGCGCGTGAAGTCATGAGCCATTACGACGCGGTGATCTGGTATACCGGCGATGATTTTGTGTCGACTGTTCTGGAAGGCTTCCAGGCCCATGAACAGATGAAGCTGCAGGCGCGCGAGTACATTAACTACTGGGACGGCAAAGTCATGGCCACTGGTCAGGGCTTGTCCGAAGCCTCTACGGTGTACGCTCAGTTCAACGATGACTTCTTCCAGTACTACATGGGCGCGTTCCTGCACCTGGAAACATCCGGTCTGGGCAAAGAAGGCAATGCGCTGGATGTCGTGGGTCAGGATGATGATCCCATCATGGCGGGCCTGCGCTTCTCCCTGAATGGCGGCGACAGCGCCAATAACCAGCAGACTCCAGACAGCTTCCTGGTCACCAGCAGCTTTGTGGACGAGTATCACCAGACTCTGGCGGCGACCTATGATCGTCCAGGCGGCGGCTTCAACCCCACTTCCGGCACGCATTATGTGTACAGCCAGCAAGCGGATCAGAGCTACAAACGTCTGGGCGGAACCATTGAAGTGCCTGCGGATGCGCCTTACATCACGTTCAACATGGCCCATGAAACCGAAGCGGATTGGGACTTTGTGTTCGTTGAAATCGCCGAGCAGGGCAGCGACAACTGGACCACTCTCCCGGAAGCCAATGGTTTGACCAGCCAGAACACCGGCGAAAGCTGCACCTCCGGCTGGATTGACCTGCATCCGACATTGGCTCACTACATGGACGCAAGTTGTAATCCGACTGGAACCACTGGCCAGTGGAACGCCATGAGCGGCAGCAGCGCCGGTTTCCGCACCATGCTGTTCGACCTGTCCGCCTATGCGGGTAAAACAGTCGAAATCTACATTACCTACGCGTCTGACTGGGGCACTCAGGGCCTGGGCGTGTTCGTCGATGATGTAAAAGTTGGTGAGAACGATGCGGAAGACTTCGAAGACGGCTTCGGTCAGTGGGAGCCAGGCGCTCCTGATGGCGCGTTCAACATCAATAACTGGGAAAACATCGAAGGCGCAGGCTTTGTTGACGGTCCTGTCATCCGTGACGAAGACACCATCTATATGGGCTTCGGTCTGGAAGGCGTCGACGGTTACGAAAACCGCGTTAAGCTGATTGAGCGTTCAATGAACTACTTCGGTCTGTAA
- a CDS encoding sensor histidine kinase encodes MNDIDPEFTLADLLTAKDIESLQNRLSPLLETSVSIVPAQDKPDADAWPIRYQIRAVAYLVASAPKEKAEAACKLVEAILHQAARYRLAASLHHHVVEQDYEELQRKHQALQESEARYRELAEQLERRVEEQVAQIELRRKQVYEAEKLSALGQLGAGVAHEINNPLGFIQSNLNSGKGYLQDISDALTEMSRGHDVKAIFSRYELDFVIKDLHILMSDTLDGVARVAKIVKDLKGFAGTDGGSRQKVAMEELMESVCNLAKPLMGGHIHLRKEYEPTPSVWVDYSAFCQAVYAIMLNAVQAIGERGEVLVQCGPGASGVRIVIEDTGCGMDAETLNRIFEPFFTTKPVGSGTGLGMTLCRDIIRAHGGEIHVASEPGKGSRFCIELPMTEEAPG; translated from the coding sequence GTGAATGACATTGATCCGGAATTCACGCTTGCCGATCTATTGACGGCGAAAGACATTGAGTCGCTGCAAAATCGATTGTCGCCGCTGTTGGAAACCTCCGTCAGTATTGTCCCTGCGCAGGATAAGCCGGACGCTGACGCTTGGCCTATTCGCTATCAGATCCGCGCCGTCGCCTATTTAGTCGCCTCAGCCCCCAAAGAAAAAGCGGAAGCCGCCTGCAAGCTGGTGGAAGCCATCCTGCATCAGGCCGCCCGCTACCGGCTGGCGGCCTCCCTGCATCATCATGTGGTGGAGCAGGATTACGAGGAGCTGCAGCGTAAGCATCAGGCGCTGCAGGAGTCGGAAGCCAGGTATCGGGAGCTGGCGGAGCAGCTTGAACGCCGCGTGGAGGAGCAGGTGGCCCAGATCGAGCTGCGTCGCAAGCAGGTTTACGAAGCGGAGAAACTGAGCGCATTGGGCCAGCTCGGCGCCGGCGTCGCTCATGAGATTAACAATCCCCTGGGTTTTATCCAGTCAAACCTGAACTCAGGCAAAGGCTATCTGCAGGATATTAGCGATGCGCTGACCGAGATGTCCCGCGGTCACGATGTGAAGGCGATTTTCAGTCGCTATGAATTGGACTTCGTCATCAAAGACCTGCATATCCTGATGAGCGACACCCTGGACGGCGTGGCGCGGGTCGCCAAGATCGTCAAGGATCTGAAGGGCTTCGCCGGCACGGATGGCGGCTCCAGGCAGAAAGTAGCCATGGAGGAGTTAATGGAAAGCGTCTGTAACCTCGCCAAACCCCTGATGGGCGGGCATATTCATTTGCGCAAGGAATATGAGCCGACGCCGTCGGTGTGGGTGGATTACTCGGCGTTCTGTCAGGCGGTGTACGCGATCATGTTGAATGCGGTGCAGGCCATTGGCGAACGGGGTGAGGTGCTGGTGCAGTGCGGTCCCGGCGCAAGCGGGGTGCGGATTGTGATTGAAGACACTGGCTGCGGTATGGACGCGGAAACTCTGAATCGCATTTTCGAACCGTTTTTCACCACCAAGCCGGTGGGCTCTGGCACAGGATTGGGCATGACCTTATGTCGGGATATTATCCGCGCCCATGGCGGTGAGATTCACGTCGCCAGCGAACCAGGCAAGGGCAGCCGCTTTTGCATTGAGCTGCCGATGACAGAAGAGGCCCCCGGATAA
- a CDS encoding outer membrane protein OmpK: protein MTLKKQSALAAASGALVAGLLFSSAASAVEVPEDIHAADYHWMNWHLYRGIDQRGGPYKFDDTYFEIEFGGRSGALDFFGYVDFLDILGDSGNSDKNRGDNFFADIEPRLSIDYLTGMDLSVGPIKEWYLAFDLLMADTGPIGGLQVLWSGIGTDTELPWLGKTGIAVYARYVGENYGAKNEGSWDGYVAHINWFKPFYHNGDDFVAFQGYADYEFASDLGDDDPARSSDSFQSYLGVWYHSKQWAVGYGAKVYRNMTQFEDGAPGFAGPDQDTTGVGHYFNLTYKI from the coding sequence ATGACTCTCAAGAAACAGTCGGCCCTGGCCGCAGCAAGCGGCGCGTTGGTCGCCGGTCTGCTTTTTTCTTCAGCTGCGAGTGCTGTAGAAGTTCCGGAAGATATTCACGCCGCGGACTATCATTGGATGAACTGGCATCTGTATCGAGGGATTGATCAGCGTGGCGGACCTTACAAGTTCGACGACACCTATTTCGAAATCGAGTTTGGCGGCCGCTCCGGCGCCCTGGACTTTTTCGGCTATGTGGATTTTCTGGATATTCTGGGCGATTCCGGCAATTCCGATAAAAATCGCGGCGATAACTTCTTCGCGGACATCGAGCCCCGTCTTTCCATCGACTACCTCACCGGAATGGATCTGTCTGTCGGTCCGATTAAAGAATGGTATCTCGCTTTTGACCTGCTGATGGCTGACACAGGCCCAATCGGCGGTCTGCAGGTATTGTGGTCGGGGATTGGCACAGATACGGAGCTGCCCTGGCTGGGTAAAACAGGCATCGCTGTATATGCTCGTTATGTGGGCGAGAACTACGGCGCGAAGAATGAAGGCAGTTGGGACGGTTATGTCGCCCACATCAACTGGTTCAAACCCTTCTATCATAATGGCGATGACTTTGTCGCTTTCCAGGGCTACGCAGATTACGAGTTCGCCTCGGATCTGGGCGACGATGACCCGGCCCGGTCCTCCGACTCATTCCAGTCCTACCTGGGCGTCTGGTACCATTCCAAGCAATGGGCGGTGGGGTATGGCGCCAAGGTATACCGCAATATGACCCAGTTTGAGGACGGTGCGCCGGGATTTGCCGGCCCGGACCAGGACACCACTGGCGTTGGCCATTACTTCAACCTGACCTACAAAATCTAG